In Chlorobiota bacterium, the sequence TGCATCATTATACCTTCTAGGATTAATGTTCGATTGCCGCAATACATCCCTATTAAATATCATCCGTTTTTGTCCCCATCGTAATAAAAGGGTAGATTCAATTATTCGCTGCTGTAATGACAATTGATTATAAAGAATTGAAGATCCAAATTTAGTAGGAAGAGTATGCATGATCTTTTGAGCCATCCCGGCAATCCAAGAATAGCGACGAGAATGATCTAATAATGGCATATAGTTTTGTACATACCCTCCAAAAATTTCATCACCACCATCTCCTGAAAGAGCAACTTTCACGGACCGTGCAGCAGCACCACAGATTTCATATATTGGGATTCCTGATGTATCACTAAACGGCTCATCATATATCTCTGCAAAACGATCTGTAAAATGCTCAAAGTCATTGCCTTTCAAAGTAAGGATATTATGATGTAAGTGTAAAAAATCAGCTAATTCTCTGGCATTATTTCCTTCATCTATTTTATTTTTCGAATTGAAATTTACGGTAAATGTAGTGAGATTAGATTTATATTTGGACGCCATAGTAACAATTGTCGAAGAATCCATTCCTCCACTTAAAAAAGCACCAACAGGCACATCACTTACGAGGTGTGAGCGGACAGCATCTTTAATTAATTCATCAACACGATCAATAATTTGAGGGGTTGATAGTTGAAGCTCATTTTGACTTTCCGGCAATTTCCAATAGGGTGCTACAGTTAATTGTCTTGTAATAGTTGAAAATACGGCATAATGTCCTGCCATTAATTTGCGTACATGACAAAAAATGGATTTAGGGGATGGAATATACTGATAGCTAAAAAAATCAAAAAGAGCCGAAACATCTATTTTCTTATTAAAAAAATTCAATGGTTGAAAACCACGTAATTCGGAAGAAAAAGCGAACGCGGATCCGTCATTATATATATATAATGGCTTTATTCCTAATCTATCACGAGCCAATAGTAATCGTTGCTGTTTTACATCCCATAACGCAAAAGAGAACATTCCACGAAAATGCTGCAAGCAATCAATCCCATATCGTTCATATAGGGCAATTATAACCTCAGTATCTGTTGCAGAATTAAACTTATAACCCCAAGACTCTGATTCTTGACGCAATGCACGATAATTATAGATTTCTCCGTTGAAAACTACAATGATATCTTCTTTGTTATTCATCATTGGCTGTACACCTGCATCACTTAGATCAATAATTGAAAGCCGACGATGACCAAACCCGACATTGTTAACGGTATCTATGTAGCATCCTGCACCATCTGGGCCACGATGAATCATCGTGTCTCGCATTAGCTCAATCTCAGATTGTGTAATCCTTTCATTTTTTTTCCACAACCCTA encodes:
- the asnB gene encoding asparagine synthase (glutamine-hydrolyzing), with product MCGIVGLWKKNERITQSEIELMRDTMIHRGPDGAGCYIDTVNNVGFGHRRLSIIDLSDAGVQPMMNNKEDIIVVFNGEIYNYRALRQESESWGYKFNSATDTEVIIALYERYGIDCLQHFRGMFSFALWDVKQQRLLLARDRLGIKPLYIYNDGSAFAFSSELRGFQPLNFFNKKIDVSALFDFFSYQYIPSPKSIFCHVRKLMAGHYAVFSTITRQLTVAPYWKLPESQNELQLSTPQIIDRVDELIKDAVRSHLVSDVPVGAFLSGGMDSSTIVTMASKYKSNLTTFTVNFNSKNKIDEGNNARELADFLHLHHNILTLKGNDFEHFTDRFAEIYDEPFSDTSGIPIYEICGAAARSVKVALSGDGGDEIFGGYVQNYMPLLDHSRRYSWIAGMAQKIMHTLPTKFGSSILYNQLSLQQRIIESTLLLRWGQKRMIFNRDVLRQSNINPRRYNDAWRFSDFQDVDDVNYVRKRIEMDVLAWLPEKMLTKVDRASMAQSLEVRVPLLDHKLVEFIFQLPSLYQWHPTRGGKWVLREVLSNYVPASVINRPKQGFSVPLNEWRQQVGSRWFDRVRESRIVRDGVFSWPGIKMADTRSVLVQWMIVNVAVWSDKYSWSV